Within Bacillus sp. Marseille-Q1617, the genomic segment AAGAACCGTTCTAGATGAATAACAAAATCATTGAAGATGCTTTGGCGGGGTCTTCAATGATGAGTTATCTTTAATTTCTGCAAAAATATCTTCGGCAGGGCGTTCATGGCTTACTGGATGACTGGTTGCCGGCTGAATGAGGAGAAGATTTCTGATTTCCTGGATCTGCGCTTGGAGCTGCTGGAAATCTTTCATCGTCACGGGGTTCGCCTCCTGCATCAGCTCGACTCCGATTTGCCCGTTTGGTTCGAGGGTTGCCCATTTGACATCGGTGATTTTGCTGACTCCATTCTGCCTTAACTTCATTTCGAGCTGATCCACGGTCATGCGCAGTTTCTTTAAATTTTTTTCATTGAGAACGCCATTTTCCACGAGGATCTTAGATTTGCCGGTAATCATTTTTTCCACACGGTCCGATTTTACTTGTAAAAATTCCATCCCCATCAGCGTGAGGACTAGGATGAGCCCGACCCCGATGGTTGTCCAAATATTCTTCCCAGCTACGGGCTGAATCAATAACGACCCGATCCCGATCATGATGACCGTCTGAGCGAGGGTCATCTGGGAAATCGACTTCCTGCCGGCGATCCTTAACAAGAGTGTCCCGGCAAGGACGATGAGGACGGCTTTCCATATCCATGAGAACTCCATGCTGTGCTCAATCCTTTCTATAGAATGTCTATTTTTAAAAGGGAGTAAGGTACTAATATGGTCTTGCATACTTTTTACAGGTGAGGGGGGAATTATTCATGGGGCTAAAACGATCGGCCAATCGTTCAAGGGAGTGTGGAATGTAAGAAATCAGAAAGGTGGACGCGATTGCCGGGGTGAACAAGGGCGGGTGCTGCCCAATGATCATAAAAAAACCGCCTTCCTGCCAATCGGCAGAAAAGCGGTTATTCACATTAATTCCGGATGAGATAGTCGAACGCGCCTAGTGCGGCTGTCGCTCCAGATCCCATTGAAATGATGATTTGGTTATAGGCACTGTCCGTACAGTCTCCTGCAGCGAAAACGCCGGGAAGGCTTGTAGAGCCGTGCTTGTCGACGACGATCTCACCGAAACGTGTGCGTTCGATGGTTTCGTCAAGCCAGTCTGTATTTGGTACAAGACCGATTTGGACGAATACACCTTGCAGCTCGATATGGTGTTCCTCGTGTGTGTCGCGATCAGTATAGGTGATCCCGTTTACCTTGTCGGTTCCGGTGATCTCCTGTGTCTGTGCGTTCGTGATGACTGTCACATTCGGAAGGCTTTGAAGTCGTTTTTGAAGGACGTCGTCGGCTTTAAGTTCTGAGTTGAACTCGAGAACCGTTACGTGGTTGACGATGCCGGCAAGGTCGATTGCTGCTTCGACACCGGAGTTACCGCCGCCGATGACCGCAACGTCTTTGCCTTCGAATAGTGGTCCGTCACAGTGAGGGCAGTAAGCCACACCTTTGTTCTTGAATTCCTGTTCGCCAGGGACGCCGATGTTTCTCCAGCGTGCACCTGTCGAGATGATCAGGCTTTTACTCTTAAGGACTGCGCCGTTTTCAAGCTCAAGCTCGATCATGTCTTTCTTTTCAAGGCGCTTGGCACGCTGAAGGTTCATGACATCGATGCCGTAGTCCTTCACGTGTTCTTCAAGGCTTGCGACAAGCTTCGGACCTTCCGTCTGCTTGACGCTGATGAAGTTCTCGATGCTCATCGTATCCAGTACCTGTCCGCCGAAGCGTTCGGCTACGATCCCTGTGCGGATTCCTTTACGTGCTGCATAGATGGCCGCACTGGATCCGGCAGGTCCTCCGCCTACTACTAGGACGTCGTATGGGTCCTTGTCGGAAAGCTCGCTGGCATCAGGGCCTTCCACGATTTTAGAAAGGATTTCCTCAATCGTCGTGCGTCCGCCGCTGAAAAATTCAGCATTCAAGTAAACGGATGGAACGGCCATGATGTTCTTGTATTCTACTTCTTCTTTGTACGCAGCACCGTCGATCATCGTGTGAGTGATGTTCGGATTGAGCACACTCATGATGTTGAGGGCCTGTACAACGTCAGGGCAGTTATGGCAGCTCAGGCTGACATATGTTTCGAAGTGATGCTCGCCTTTGACGCTCTTGATTCGATCGATGACACTCTGGTCCACTTTCGGGGCTCTGCCGCTGACTTGAAGAAGGGCAAGCACCAGGGAAGTGAATTCATGGCCGAGCGGGATACCGGCGAAATGGACACCGGTATCTTCCTCTCCTGCACGATTCACGCTGAAGCTTGGTGTTCTTGGAAGGTCAGCATTTTCGACAGAGATCATAGGGGACATGGATGAAAGCTCTTCGACTAGAGCCAGCATGTCCTTAGAAATGTCATCATCACCTGCTGAGACTTTCAGGACGATATCGCCTTCCATCATTTGCAGGTACTGTTCTAATTGTGCCTTAATATCTGCTTCGAGCATGATTTACTGCACTCCTTATAATTTACCAACTAGATCAAGACTTGGCTTAAGTGTTTCAGAACCTTCCTGCCATTTAGCCGGGCAAACTTCGCCTGGGTTTTTGCGCACATATTGTGCAGCCTTGATTTTGCCGATTAGGATGTCTGCGTCACGGCCGATGCCGCCTGCATTGATTTCAACTGTTTGGATGACACCATCTGGATCGATGATGAATGTTCCGCGGTCAGCTAGACCTTCTTCTTCATTCAATACCTCGAAGTTGCGGGAGATTGTTTGAGATGGATCCCCGATCATCGCGTATCTGATTTTACCGATTTTTTCTGAGCTGTCGTGCCAGCCTTTATGTGTAAAGTGAGTATCTGTAGAAACGGAATATACTTCTACGCCAAGCTCTTTAAGAGCTTCGTAGTTATTTTGAAGGTCTTCAAGTTCTGTAGGGCATACGAATGTGAAGTCTGCAGGGTAGAAGCAGAAAATGCTCCATTGACCTTTCAGGCTTTCGTCAGTGACAGTGATGAACTCACCATCTTTGTATGCTTGTGCTGTGAATGGTTTTACTTCTGATCCGATTAAAGACATAGTGTAAATTCCTCCTAAAAGTAGTATGTGGGATTGAGAATTATTAATAGTTTATAATAATTCTAATTCGATATTTATTATTATATATGCTGGTGAAAAAGTCAAGGAAGAAGATTGGATTATTTTTTTGTGTAGTTTATCGGGGGAAAGAGAAAGGGGTTCTTCCGTTTTGTTTCATATGTAGAGAGTCTTCAATCGTTAGAGTCAGATAGAGATAAATCGACAAGTGGCACAATTATTTGGATTCCGGCACAATTATTTGGTATGGCTCCTCTAATCATAGCAAAAGGGGGATATATTTTTAGCTCGAAAACTACTTTTTCAAAAAATAGGTTCAAATCCACTGTGAAATGATAAAAGATTGGCTGTTTTATAAACTTTTTTAACGGTTTAAAAATCTGTTGGGCAAGAAGAGTGGAATGTATCCAATATGTTTCTATTCAAAGGGCAGAGTCACGGGTGGATGGTTAGATGAATCGATTGAAGACGTGAAAAAGGAATTAACGGAATATGTGAAGGAAGCGCTCCTTGGATGCATCGATGAAAGTATTCACTTTACGATCGACGGGGTTTCCCCTGATAAGGCTCAAAATAAGAATATAACATAATAGATTGACAATTTTTCCACCCGGGTGGTATAGTGTCTTTACAAAACTATAAACTTACTCTCTGATAATAGAGGCGCGAGAATGAGGAGTAGCTTTCCTGAGGATGATGGATCCCGGGACGGAAAGTGAAAGGCAGATCGCCGAAACGGGAAGCAGCCTATCGGTTTCCTGTTGGGCTGGCATTGAACAAGTGTCAGACTGTCACAATGGTCACGTTGTGGAGAACTATTGAAGAGATGTTAATACAGAATTCTTCAGAACGTTCTTCGTTTTGATCAGGAAACCGTATGAGCATCGCTTCATACGGTTTTTTTGTGTAGTTTTTTTCGGAGGGGTTTCAGGAGGAGATTCAATATGACAGCAATGGAAACGAATGTACAAGGACAATTGGAAATCGGCGGGATGAGTACGGGCGAGCTTACCGCATTGTACGGAACTCCGCTGATGGTCTATGATGAGAACATGATCCGCCGCAATGCACGCGAGTTCCGCGAGGCGTTCATCGAGAGCGGGCTCGAGTTCCAAGTGGCATATGCGAGCAAGGCGTTTATGTGCAAAGAAATGGTGCGCCTTGCGGAAGAGGAGAATCTGTCGCTGGACGTCGTGTCCGGAGGGGAGTTGTACACGGCGCTCGAAGCAGGATTCCCGGCAGAACGGATTCATTTTCACGGGAATAATAAGTCTGAAGAAGAGATGGTGATGGCGCTTGATGCGGAGATTGGCTGCTTCGTGGTCGACAGCTTCCTTGAGCTTGAGCTCCTGCATGAGCTGGCGAAAGAGCGTGAACACCAGGTGAACATCCTGCTACGTGTGACGCCGGGTGTCGAGGCCCATACCCATGACTACATCATGACGGGGCAGGATGATTCGAAGTTCGGATTCGGGATTTCGACCGGCCAGGCCGACCGCGCGATGCAAATCGCCCTATGCAAGCCGCATTACAATGTACTCGGGATCCATTCCCATATCGGGTCGCAGATTTTTGAGCTGGACGGATTTCAGCAGGCAATCACCGTTCTGTCCGATTTTCTTCAAAGTGTAAGGCTGGAATGCGAAGTTACGCTGCCGGTTTTGAATATCGGGGGAGGCTTCGGGGTGCGTTATACGGAAGAAGACAAGCCGCTTCCGATCTCCGAATATGTAAAAGCGATCACGGACTGCGTGAAGGAAAGCTTCGGCGAGAATGGGTATCCGCTGCCGGAAGTATGGGTGGAACCAGGACGCAGCATCGTTGCGGAAGCAGGGACCACGCTGTACAAAGTCGGGTCGAAGAAAATCATCCCTGACGTGCGCACGTATGTGTCAGTGGATGGCGGCATGACCGATAATCTGCGTCCGGCACTGTACGGCGCGAAATATCATGCGGTGCTGGCGAACCGTCCGAATGAGGAATGCACGGAGCTTGTCAGCATTGCAGGGAAGTGCTGTGAGTCAGGTGACATGCTGATCTGGGATCTGATGCTTCCGCCGGTGAACTTCGGGGACACGCTTGCTGTGTTCAGTACGGGCGCTTACGGGTATTCGATGGCGAATAATTATAACCGGATTCCGCGTCCGGCCGTGGTGTTTGTGAAGGACGGCGAATCTCGAGTTGTAATCGAGCGGGAAACGTATGCGGATCTGGTGAGGCTGGACCGTTAAATGGAAAGAACCTTTGCCGGGTTGGAAGGCAAAGGTTCTTTTTTAGATAGAAGTCAGAAAATTTCCTTCTCCATTACCACGTTGGTGGTTTTATAACCGATCTTTTCATATAATCCCCTGGCGATCTTGTTATGCCCGAATACATGCAGACCGATCTTATTCACCCCGATTTGTTTTGCTTTCTCTTCTATTTCTTTCATTGCTTCTTTGCCGTAACCTTTTCCCTGGTGCTCTTCCAGGATGCGGATATCATAGATGAACGCTTTTTCAGAAGATTGCTTGGCGAGCCATATGATCCCTGTATGTTCAGCGCTCTCATTCAGAATCGTGTATAAGTAGTTATTTTCGGAATTCTCTCCATCCGGAAGAAGATTGCTGAATTCTTCCTGTGCTCTTTGCAAAGATCCTTTTTCTTCCCAGTTTCCCGCTGACACTTTTTCCTTCGCATAATCTGCAACGGCTGTTTCGAGATATTGCTGAAATTCAGCGGGGGTCATCTTTTGTAAAGTAACCATATTTAGTTTCCCTCCATGAAAGTACAAAAATATTTTCTTCTTAAAAGGAATCCCGTTCGGCGGCTGAATCCCTAAAGTACCAGTAAAGATAACCCGCCAAGGAGCAGAAGTACAGCAGCGGTCAACAGAGCGATTTTCGTGAAGCGGTTTGATTTATGAAAAATCCTGAAAAACATGGTCAACACCTCACTCAGTGTATTTTACAGCTACTATAGATACGTTTGATGGGGGTGAAAAGATTCAGGATTATGGAAATTGGGTCTCTACATACAAAAAATACTTCATTTAAAATGAGTTTGCATCTAAAAAGTCCGCCCATTCGTCGGGATTCCCGTCCGCACTCCCACGAAGAACCAGACAATTTCGTGATTATCCCATTTAGCGACGAATTTTACTCCTTGCTCAGGGATATCGGAAGGAATGGCGATTTCCGCTCCGTCTGTTTTGATCATTTTCTTTTCGCTGCCGTCGTGGTAGTAGGCATGAAGCGTCGGTTCGCCCTTGCTGTTGTCGAATTGGAACTTCAAGGCAGTCGGTTCTTTCAGCTCGATTTCATCGACAAAGTCTACGCCTTCTTCCGGGAGTGGGAAGGGGTTCGTATCATATGAACAGCCGGTACCGTCCGATGTCCAGCAATAATAGCTTCTGATGGATTCAGGCTCCTCACCGGTCAGGAGGGTGACGGATGGCGGCCCTTTTTGATCGATTTGGGAAGCCGTATACTGCCCTTTTAATCCAAGAAAGTAATAAGGAGCTCCGAATACGGCGAAAAGAACCACCGGGATGGCGAACATCTATTTTGCCTTTTTTCGTTTGAGGCTGACTTTGTGAAAGACGATCTCATCGACGATAAAGAAGATGGAGGCTGCCATCAGCGGAATCCCGAAGAATGGACTGAATCCCATATCGCCGAACATGGAAAAGCTGATAACGATGGAAGGTCCGATATGGATAAGGAAGTTGACCAGGTGGGGGTGCCATTTGATCTTGGTGGTGATCATGCCCGCGATAATGGATACCGGTGCTCCGGCGATGATCATTAAAATTCCTCCATAGATGGTATACAACGATAAGGTTGTCAGAAGGGATTCCATTGGAAATAATAACGAGGTTACCAGGCTGACCGTTGGAATCGAGATGAGAATACTGGCTGCTTTTCTTTTTAACATGGAATCACCTGCTTGTCCTTGATACCTAGAGTATAGCAAAGTCTATGGTTTTGATGGGGTAATTCTGGTGATCCGGTATTTTGCCTGCCACGTATCTACGGAAAAGCTGCCAATCTACCATTGTACTGCTTGGACAAAATCGTTTACTATAAAGAGGCAGCTGTGATTTATCAGAATTATAAAACTATTGATTTGCGGAGGGGAAACAATGGGACGGATGGTGCATTTTGAAATTCACGTGGAAGATGTGGAAATGGGGAAGGAATTTTACGGCGGGGTCTTCGGCTGGAAGTTCGAGGACTGGAGCGAATATGCGGGGATGCCTTATTTCGGGGCGGTAACGGGGGATGAAAGTGTGCCTGGGATCAATGGGGCGATCATGAAGCGCCAAGGACCGCGGCCAGAGGCAAATCAACCGTTGAACGGGTATTCCTGTACGATGGGTGTCGAGGATTATGATGCAGCGGAGAAAAAGATTCTGGAGCTTGGCGGAAAAGTGGCGCTGCCTAAGCATGCGCTGCCGGGAATGGCGTGGCAGGGTTATTATACCGATCCTGAAGGGAATATTTTCGGTGTCCATCAGCCGGATGAGAATGCGAAATAGGTAGATGATAAGAAGCACCTTTCCTAGAGTGCAGGACTTGCACAAGGGGAGGTGTTTTTTTTGTTTAAATTTTCAAAAAAATTGTATCACCAGCGTACCGGCCCGTGTTAAAATGTATTTACTTTTTTATCAGGAGGATTGGCTGTCATGAATGAATTCCTTACGTTTCTCTTGCTGTCGTTATTTGTTGTGATGAGTCCCGGAATCGATACAGCCCTGCTTACGAAGAGGACAATTTCAGACGGGAAGGCTGATGGGTTCAAAATGGCCCTCGGTATCGCGGCAGGGTGCCTGGTCCATACGGTTGCGGCTGCGTTTGGGTTGTCCGCCATCCTGATGAAGTCGGCTGCTGCATTTGAAGTGGTTAAGTATGTCGGGGCCGTTTATCTTATCTATCTTGGTGTGACGTCTTTTGTGAAAAAGAAAGAGACATCTGCGGAAATCACGGATACGGCTGCGGTGAAACGGTCGGCCTTCAAGCAGGGGCTGTTTACCAATGTGTTCAATCCGAAAGTGGCTGTCTTCTTCCTGACGTTCCTTCCTCAGTTTGTCACGGCTGAGTCCCAGGCAGCGGGGCAGCTTGTCCTCATGGGAGGGGTATACAGTCTGCTTTCGATCGGCTGGTTCTTTGTTTATGTCTTCTTCATCAACTACTTGCGCAGCTGGCTCATGACTCCGAGCGTACAGGGCTGGATGGAAAGAGTGACCGGTGCCGTGCTGATCGGCTTCGGATTGAAGCTGGCTTTTGAAAAAAGATGACAATATGAGGATCGAAAAAGTGTCTCGGGCTGAAGAAAACCCAAACTTATTTGAATCTCAGGGCTCAAACAGGTTTGGGTTTCTTTAGTTTTGTTCAATTATGAGCTTAGTTATCAGCTTGTTACAGCGGTTGATTGGAGTGCAAGACGAGGACTCCTGCGGGAAGAGTGGCTTATAAGAAAAGCGGAAGGGCTTTGCTCAGAGGCGTGTGGCATAAGACGAATCGGCCACGAAGGCGTTCTTTGCCTTCTTGGACGGTTTGACTTATGACATGTGCCTCTAAGCCCTGCAGCTAGACAAGTGAGACCCCACAGGAGCGCAGCTCCGAGGAGGCTCACGCGCTACCCGCGGAAAGGGAAGTCTTGCACGGAAATCATTAGCGGTATTAATGGACTACACTGAGATTGGTTGTCTTAAGGTTGTAGTTTTTTAGATATTCCAAAGCTTTATTTCTTGTTATTCAAAATAGTAAAGATCAAAAAAGATATCAATAGTAAAAAGACGACACCCACCCCAAGGAGCAGGTCAATGATCATGTCCATTTACAGACCCCCAATCAGGAAGCGGCTACTTTCCATTATTCTCCTTTCTTCTTTCCCTTCATACATTCTCGAGAATAACAGTGTCAGAAATGCGGCCAGTACTACGATACCTATGCAGACTGCCAGCGGAAAATCCCACTTGATGTAAGCAGCAGACGTTGCTCCTAATACCGTGATCCATTCAAGGGCTAGAAATGGTTTAATGAATGTTTTCATGCGGATTCCCCCATGTTCTCTGATTCGAGATTAACTTAATTATTCCTCCCCGATTAGACGAACCGAATGACCGGGAAGTTTTCTTTTAAAAGGAAATCTCCGGACTTTGTCGAAGGGTAATAGAAATAGAGTTACGTGGAGGAGATGGACCATGAAGAATAAATCGATGTCTTTGATTATGCCGCTGAAGAAGAGGGAGGAAGTCCAGAACCGCTGGTTGTTCCACCGCTTGAATACACTCTTGCCGGCTTTGATGAAGAAGCATGAGTTCGATATGTGGATTGTGATCGGACGGGAGTATCATGAAGATCCGGTATTGAAGACGTTGTATCCTGCCGCCATCGACAGTTCGAGGAGGCTGACCATCCTGGTATTCTGGCTGGATGACAGCGGCCAGTTGAAGCGAGGGGCCATCCACCCGAATCAGAGCTTCGAGCCTTTTTATGAAAGGATTTGGAACAGGACGGAAGGGGATCAGTGGGAGTGTCTGAAGAATACTGTGGAGAGGTGCGACCCTGACAGGATCGGATTGAATTATTCCCATACGTTCGCTGCGAGTGACGGGCTGAGTCATTCTTATTTTGAACAGTTACAGATGGTCCTGAGTGAATATAATGAACGCTTTGTGAGCGCACAGCATCTCATCGTCAATTGGCTGTCGAACAGGAGCGATAAGGAGATGAAGGCGTATCCTGCCATTGCTGAACTCGCGAGGAAGATTGCGGAGGAGGCGTTATCGTCTAAGGTCATCCATCCTGGGATCACGACGACGGAAGATGTGGTGGATTGGATCCGGCAGCGGGTGCTGGACCTCGGACTGAAAACGTCTTTTTACCCTACCGTCGATCTTCAGCGGAAAGGCTCTGAGATGGACCGGATCGAGGGGGAGATCATCCGTCCTGGAGATATCGTCCACTTGGATTTCGGAATTGAGTATCTCGGGCTCGCCACCGATACGCAGCAGCTCGCCTATGTGCTGAAGCCGGGGGAAACGGAGGCGCCGGAAGGTCTTCAGTCCGCGTTTTTCACCGCTTTGAGGCTCGAGGACATTTTGAGTTTTCATATGAAAGAGGGCAAAACGGGCAATGATGTGTTCCGTGCGGCGAAGGCGTCTGCGAATAAAGAGCAGATCGATGCGATGATTTATTGTCATCCTGTCGGGCCCCATTGCCACGAAGCCGGGGCGCTCATCGGCCTCTATGATCAGCAGGGCGATGTGCCGGTCAGAGGCGATCTGCCGCTCACGGCAAATACTTGCTACGCGATGGAATTCAATATCCGTCAGTTCGTGCCTGAGTGGGGGCAGGAGGTTCCGATTTATCTCGAGGAGCCAGTCGCGCTCTTGGACGGGAAAGTGGAGTATATGGCGAAGAGGCAGATGGGATTTTATTTGATATAGGGTTTGGTGTTTAGGTCGAAGGCCCGTCCCTCGCTGCGGTAATGCGTTACCGGAACGAGGGACGGGCCTTTGACTGTGCCATTTGGTTGACAATGGATATAGTTGGTTTATAATATGTATATATGACTACATATTCACATATATAATATATACAGAATAGAATTTGGATATAAAAGAAGAATAGGAAGACAGGGAGGTATAAACATGGGACACGACCACGGACATGACCACACACATGGCGGAAACAAAAAGGCATTGTGGATCAGTTTTATCATCATCACGGGGTATATGATCGTTGAAGCAGCAGGGGGATTCCTTACGAACAGTCTGGCTTTGTTGTCCGATGCGGGTCATATGCTGAGCGATTCGGTGTCACTCGGGATTGGATTATTGGCCTTTACGCTGGGTGAAAAAGTGGCTGACTATAGTAAGACGTATGGATATAAACGTCTTGAGATTTTGGCTGCGGTCTTTAACGGGGTGACGCTGGTACTCATATCGCTCTATATTTTTTATGAAGCCTATCACCGCTTCATGGAGCCGCCGGAAGTCGCATCGACCGGGATGCTTGTGATTGCTTCGATCGGCTTGGTGGTGAATATCATCGTCGCATGGATCTTGATGCGCGGGGATACGGAAGAAAATCTGAATTTGCGTGCGGCATTCCTCCATGTATTGGGAGATCTGCTTGGTTCTGTCGGAGCGATTGCGGCAGCACTGCTGATCCTGTTTTTCGACTGGGGCTGGGCGGATCCGGCTGCAAGTGTGATCGTTGCACTGCTTGTATTGATCAGCGGATGGAGGGTCACGAAGGATGCGGTCCATGTATTAATGGAAGGCACTCCTAAGAATGTGGACCTGAACGATGTCATCGCTGCCATAGAAAACGTGGAGGGAATCGAGAGGATACATGACCTCCACGTGTGGAGCATCACAAGCGGGCAGAACGCCCTTTCCTGCCATGCGGTTGTGAGTGAGGAGTTGACGATATGTGAAAGCCAGGAGCTATTACGCAAGATTGAACAAGAGCTTGCGCATAAAGGAATCGGGCATGTGACGGTTCAGCTGGAAAGCAGTGATCATCCTCATGAGGATTCGGTGATGTGTGAGGGGAAGGGTGGAGCTTCTTTACATCAACATCATCATTGATTGGAGGTGAAGGACCTCATTTACTTTTGATGAGGGTTTTTCTCATTTATTTGAAGTATGGGAAAGTTCGTTTGCCGCTCAAAAGTTTGTCTATTTCAATCAATCCTTCTACAATGATAAGTAACCAGGTCAAAACTATGGTGGAGGTATAAGGGAAAATGAATGATACAGAGAAACATTTTTCAGAGGAGAAATTCTGGAGCAAGCTGAAGAAGTTTGGTTTGAAAGCAGGCCACTCAGTGGTTTACACGGCGCTGCTCCTGTACTTTGTCCTGCAAAAGCCGGATGTGCCGAAGAAGGCAAAGATGGTGATCATCGGGGCTCTCGGGTACTTCATTCTGCCGACGGACCTCATTCCTGATATGGCAGTGGGTGTAGGATTCACGGATGACCTAGGGGCGCTGGGTGTTGCTTTGCTGCAGGTGGCCATGTACATCGATGACGATGTGAAAGCGAAAGCCAAGGCGAAATTGAGAGATTGGTTCGGGGATAATGTGGATACGTCAGAGGTCGATAAGAAAATATAAAAGCTGAAGGCCCGTCCCTCGCTGCGGTAATGCTGTACCGTGACGAGGGACGGGCCTTTGAATTTTGGCTGGCATTGGGTATGCTAAGGACATATGTCCTTTCGGGAAATTCCATTCTCCTATTTAATAAGGTTCAGAATAGGAGGATGTATGATGAAAGGTGCTATATTTGCGCTGCTTGGGGGATTGTGCATCACCATGCAGGGCATTTTCAATGCCAGAATGAGTGACGCGATCGGCGGATGGCATACGACGTCCATCGTCCATATCGTCGCTTTTACGATCGCGATGGCGATCTATATGAAAGAAAGATATGGAAAAGGGAAAAGCTTCAGGCAGGTGCCGTTCCTTTATTTGATCGGTGGTTCGTTCGGTGTCGTGGTGGTTTTTTCTGAACTGACGGCGATTCATATGATCGGGCCAGCATCGGCCATTGCCATCCTTCTCGTGGCACAGATCGGAACGGCTTTTGCCATCGAGTCCAAAGGATGGTTCGGGGAAAGGAAGGTCCCCGTTACGCTCAGGCAGGGTGTCGGATTGATCATGATGCTTGCCGGGGTGGTTCTTTTCCAATTGTAGAAAGAAGGAGTCCATACGGTGAAAGAAATCCAGGCTGCCAAATCAGAACAGTATATAAGAGGGACCGAACTGGAGGATTTATTTCCGGTGCATTTCAGAAAATATATCAAAGTCTACCGGTTTGAAAAGGGGGACGTGCTGTTTTCGACAGGGGATGAGCTTGACGAACTGTATTTCCTTATGGAAGGGAAGATCAAGATCTTCACGCACACCCCTGAAGGGAAACTCCTGATCAACCGGTTCAAGCGTCCGCCCGCTTTGATCGGAGATGTGGAATATTCGAGGGGGAGTGCAGTCATCAACTCGGTTGAAGCCGTCACAGACGGGGTGTTCCTTGCCGTGCCTTTTGCTGATTTGGCAAGGATCGAGGGGGAACATCCGGCGATGACCCGTTTCCTCTTCGATACGATGGCTCATAAATTCTACACGGAACTGCATGCGACGAGCATGCACATGCTGTACCCGGTCGAAGTGCGGCTGGCGAGTTATCTGTTATCCATTTCAGAAGTTGCTGAAGGGACTGTGTTTCATGAGGAGATGAGGACCTCCAATCTCATGGAACTGGCAGAATGGATCGGAACGAGCTACCGCCACTTGAACAGGGTTTTAAAAAATATGGCAGCTGAAGACACCATCGAACGGGTGAATGGTTCTATAAAAATAAAAAATCTAAAGAAACTCAGCGCACTTGCAAAAGGGAATATCTATGAATAAGGAGGTGCTCATGTGATTGGTGTGATTCTAGCGGTGATTGCAGGCATCTTGATCAGCCTGCAAAATGTATTCAATGCACGAGTAAGCGAGAAGACAGGTCCTTGGGCGACGACGAGCCTGGTCCTAGGTCTCGGCCTTGTCTGTTCACTGCCGGTCTTTTATGGAATCGAGCAGCGAAGTTTGTTCGAGGTTGGCAATATGAATCCCGTATTTTTGTTCAGCGGGGTATTTGGCGTCGGGATCGTGTTTTTCCTGATGAGGGGCGTCAGCTTGATC encodes:
- a CDS encoding cation diffusion facilitator family transporter, whose protein sequence is MGHDHGHDHTHGGNKKALWISFIIITGYMIVEAAGGFLTNSLALLSDAGHMLSDSVSLGIGLLAFTLGEKVADYSKTYGYKRLEILAAVFNGVTLVLISLYIFYEAYHRFMEPPEVASTGMLVIASIGLVVNIIVAWILMRGDTEENLNLRAAFLHVLGDLLGSVGAIAAALLILFFDWGWADPAASVIVALLVLISGWRVTKDAVHVLMEGTPKNVDLNDVIAAIENVEGIERIHDLHVWSITSGQNALSCHAVVSEELTICESQELLRKIEQELAHKGIGHVTVQLESSDHPHEDSVMCEGKGGASLHQHHH
- a CDS encoding Crp/Fnr family transcriptional regulator, translating into MKEIQAAKSEQYIRGTELEDLFPVHFRKYIKVYRFEKGDVLFSTGDELDELYFLMEGKIKIFTHTPEGKLLINRFKRPPALIGDVEYSRGSAVINSVEAVTDGVFLAVPFADLARIEGEHPAMTRFLFDTMAHKFYTELHATSMHMLYPVEVRLASYLLSISEVAEGTVFHEEMRTSNLMELAEWIGTSYRHLNRVLKNMAAEDTIERVNGSIKIKNLKKLSALAKGNIYE
- a CDS encoding M24 family metallopeptidase; its protein translation is MKNKSMSLIMPLKKREEVQNRWLFHRLNTLLPALMKKHEFDMWIVIGREYHEDPVLKTLYPAAIDSSRRLTILVFWLDDSGQLKRGAIHPNQSFEPFYERIWNRTEGDQWECLKNTVERCDPDRIGLNYSHTFAASDGLSHSYFEQLQMVLSEYNERFVSAQHLIVNWLSNRSDKEMKAYPAIAELARKIAEEALSSKVIHPGITTTEDVVDWIRQRVLDLGLKTSFYPTVDLQRKGSEMDRIEGEIIRPGDIVHLDFGIEYLGLATDTQQLAYVLKPGETEAPEGLQSAFFTALRLEDILSFHMKEGKTGNDVFRAAKASANKEQIDAMIYCHPVGPHCHEAGALIGLYDQQGDVPVRGDLPLTANTCYAMEFNIRQFVPEWGQEVPIYLEEPVALLDGKVEYMAKRQMGFYLI
- a CDS encoding DMT family transporter, with the protein product MMKGAIFALLGGLCITMQGIFNARMSDAIGGWHTTSIVHIVAFTIAMAIYMKERYGKGKSFRQVPFLYLIGGSFGVVVVFSELTAIHMIGPASAIAILLVAQIGTAFAIESKGWFGERKVPVTLRQGVGLIMMLAGVVLFQL
- a CDS encoding YkvA family protein; translated protein: MNDTEKHFSEEKFWSKLKKFGLKAGHSVVYTALLLYFVLQKPDVPKKAKMVIIGALGYFILPTDLIPDMAVGVGFTDDLGALGVALLQVAMYIDDDVKAKAKAKLRDWFGDNVDTSEVDKKI
- a CDS encoding DMT family transporter, which gives rise to MIGVILAVIAGILISLQNVFNARVSEKTGPWATTSLVLGLGLVCSLPVFYGIEQRSLFEVGNMNPVFLFSGVFGVGIVFFLMRGVSLIGPAYAISIALISQIMIAFVINTGGWFGFEAAPLSWEKLLGIALLIGGVLVYKLEKRTEDKVEDKVEVERMRA